A single Fundulus heteroclitus isolate FHET01 chromosome 4, MU-UCD_Fhet_4.1, whole genome shotgun sequence DNA region contains:
- the LOC105919502 gene encoding WD repeat-containing protein 88 isoform X3: MVTVSWDKKMVVWDLETGHVLWKTKLGGLLTSCSCSADGRLLVCAAEPQSAVYICSASSGQTLHHISNHHRSTITQCRFDPQSPRVASVSADKSIKLWDLQAQKATVSISSNHGNVISACCFSSNGHFLCTASWDKSLKLWDLQGGQFRSQGGTTLQRGHEGSVSCCVLSADAGLLASGSYDRTVALWDPSSLSRTLVLKGHSDWVTDVSLSADGKLVASASKDGSVRLWDVENMENIPEVMQRKRAEGAGVHILQCEECGKPFPVSRLLTSDLLTRCVFCRLRAPPTYRPQPPPVT; encoded by the exons ATGGTGACGGTGTCCTGGGATAAGAAGATGGTGGTCTGGGACCTGGAGACAGGACATGTTCTG TGGAAGACGAAGCTGGGCGGCCTGCTGACGTCCTGCAgctgctccgccgacggccgGCTGCTGGTTTGTGCTGCGGAGCCTCAGAGCGCGGTTTACATCTGCAGCGCCTCCAGTGGCCAGACGCTGCATCACATCAGCA ACCATCACCGCTCCACCATCACGCAGTGCCGCTTCGACCCTCAGAGCCCGCGGGTGGCGTCCGTCTCTGCAGACAAGAGCATCAAACTGTGGGACCTGCAGGCCCAGAAAGCCACCGTGTCCATCAGCAg CAACCATGGCAACGTGATTTCTGCCTGCTGCTTCAGCAGCAACGGCCACTTCCTGTGCACGGCATCATGGGACAAAAGCCTGAAGCTGTGGGACCTGCAGGGGGGGCAGTTCCGCTCCCAGGGCGGGACGACGCTGCAGCGGGGCCATGAAGGCAGCGTGAGCTGCTGTGTCCTCTCTGCTGACG CCGGCCTGCTGGCGTCGGGTTCCTACGACAGAACCGTGGCCCTGTGGGACCCCTCCTCGCTCAGCCGGACTCTGGTTCTGAAG GGCCACAGCGACTGGGTGACTGACGTTTCTCTGAGTGCTGACGGGAAGCTGGTGGCCTCTGCCTCCAAG GACGGCTCCGTTCGGCTCTGGGATGTGGAGAACATGGAGAACATCCCTGAGGTGATGCAGAGGAAGCGTGCCGAGGGAGCAGGAGTCCACATCCTGCAA TGTGAGGAGTGCGGGAAGCCCTTCCCCGTGTCCAGACTGCTGACCTCAGATCTGCTGACGCGCTGCGTCTTCTGCCGCCTCAGAGCTCCGCCCACATACCGCCCCCAGCCGCCGCCGGTCACCTGA
- the LOC105919502 gene encoding WD repeat-containing protein 88 isoform X2, which produces MDGASSGEEAAELTGPSKGVERSQRRRHRSSTLLQRPLHPQLLLRLQRHPLGRGQPAASEDVYRSSQQDHQMVTVSWDKKMVVWDLETGHVLWKTKLGGLLTSCSCSADGRLLVCAAEPQSAVYICSASSGQTLHHISNHHRSTITQCRFDPQSPRVASVSADKSIKLWDLQAQKATVSISSNHGNVISACCFSSNGHFLCTASWDKSLKLWDLQGGQFRSQGGTTLQRGHEGSVSCCVLSADAGLLASGSYDRTVALWDPSSLSRTLVLKGHSDWVTDVSLSADGKLVASASKDGSVRLWDVENMENIPEVMQRKRAEGAGVHILQCEECGKPFPVSRLLTSDLLTRCVFCRLRAPPTYRPQPPPVT; this is translated from the exons ATGGATGGAGCGTCCTCAGGTGAAGAAGCTGCTGAGCTGACAG GTCCCAGTAAAGGTGTTGAACGCTCACAGCGACGGCGTCACCGCAGCTCGACTCTGCTGCAGCGACCGCTGCATCCTCAGCTGCTCCTCAGACTGCAGCGCCACCCTCTGG GACGTGGACAGCCTGCAGCCTCTGAGGACGTTTACCGGAGCTCACAGCAGGACCATCA GATGGTGACGGTGTCCTGGGATAAGAAGATGGTGGTCTGGGACCTGGAGACAGGACATGTTCTG TGGAAGACGAAGCTGGGCGGCCTGCTGACGTCCTGCAgctgctccgccgacggccgGCTGCTGGTTTGTGCTGCGGAGCCTCAGAGCGCGGTTTACATCTGCAGCGCCTCCAGTGGCCAGACGCTGCATCACATCAGCA ACCATCACCGCTCCACCATCACGCAGTGCCGCTTCGACCCTCAGAGCCCGCGGGTGGCGTCCGTCTCTGCAGACAAGAGCATCAAACTGTGGGACCTGCAGGCCCAGAAAGCCACCGTGTCCATCAGCAg CAACCATGGCAACGTGATTTCTGCCTGCTGCTTCAGCAGCAACGGCCACTTCCTGTGCACGGCATCATGGGACAAAAGCCTGAAGCTGTGGGACCTGCAGGGGGGGCAGTTCCGCTCCCAGGGCGGGACGACGCTGCAGCGGGGCCATGAAGGCAGCGTGAGCTGCTGTGTCCTCTCTGCTGACG CCGGCCTGCTGGCGTCGGGTTCCTACGACAGAACCGTGGCCCTGTGGGACCCCTCCTCGCTCAGCCGGACTCTGGTTCTGAAG GGCCACAGCGACTGGGTGACTGACGTTTCTCTGAGTGCTGACGGGAAGCTGGTGGCCTCTGCCTCCAAG GACGGCTCCGTTCGGCTCTGGGATGTGGAGAACATGGAGAACATCCCTGAGGTGATGCAGAGGAAGCGTGCCGAGGGAGCAGGAGTCCACATCCTGCAA TGTGAGGAGTGCGGGAAGCCCTTCCCCGTGTCCAGACTGCTGACCTCAGATCTGCTGACGCGCTGCGTCTTCTGCCGCCTCAGAGCTCCGCCCACATACCGCCCCCAGCCGCCGCCGGTCACCTGA
- the LOC105919502 gene encoding WD repeat-containing protein 88 isoform X1 has translation MTPCFSSQPLAQHDLGQNRWAARFCLVTVMSCLQVPVKVLNAHSDGVTAARLCCSDRCILSCSSDCSATLWDVDSLQPLRTFTGAHSRTISECEPIPNSNRMVTVSWDKKMVVWDLETGHVLWKTKLGGLLTSCSCSADGRLLVCAAEPQSAVYICSASSGQTLHHISNHHRSTITQCRFDPQSPRVASVSADKSIKLWDLQAQKATVSISSNHGNVISACCFSSNGHFLCTASWDKSLKLWDLQGGQFRSQGGTTLQRGHEGSVSCCVLSADAGLLASGSYDRTVALWDPSSLSRTLVLKGHSDWVTDVSLSADGKLVASASKDGSVRLWDVENMENIPEVMQRKRAEGAGVHILQCEECGKPFPVSRLLTSDLLTRCVFCRLRAPPTYRPQPPPVT, from the exons ATGACACCATGTTTTAGCAGCCAGCCACTAGCGCAGCATGATCTGGGCCAGAACCGCTGGGCGGCCCGGTTCTGTTTGGTCACTGTGATGTCATGCCTGCAGGTCCCAGTAAAGGTGTTGAACGCTCACAGCGACGGCGTCACCGCAGCTCGACTCTGCTGCAGCGACCGCTGCATCCTCAGCTGCTCCTCAGACTGCAGCGCCACCCTCTGG GACGTGGACAGCCTGCAGCCTCTGAGGACGTTTACCGGAGCTCACAGCAGGACCATCAGTGAGTGTGAGCCCATCCCAAACAGCAACAG GATGGTGACGGTGTCCTGGGATAAGAAGATGGTGGTCTGGGACCTGGAGACAGGACATGTTCTG TGGAAGACGAAGCTGGGCGGCCTGCTGACGTCCTGCAgctgctccgccgacggccgGCTGCTGGTTTGTGCTGCGGAGCCTCAGAGCGCGGTTTACATCTGCAGCGCCTCCAGTGGCCAGACGCTGCATCACATCAGCA ACCATCACCGCTCCACCATCACGCAGTGCCGCTTCGACCCTCAGAGCCCGCGGGTGGCGTCCGTCTCTGCAGACAAGAGCATCAAACTGTGGGACCTGCAGGCCCAGAAAGCCACCGTGTCCATCAGCAg CAACCATGGCAACGTGATTTCTGCCTGCTGCTTCAGCAGCAACGGCCACTTCCTGTGCACGGCATCATGGGACAAAAGCCTGAAGCTGTGGGACCTGCAGGGGGGGCAGTTCCGCTCCCAGGGCGGGACGACGCTGCAGCGGGGCCATGAAGGCAGCGTGAGCTGCTGTGTCCTCTCTGCTGACG CCGGCCTGCTGGCGTCGGGTTCCTACGACAGAACCGTGGCCCTGTGGGACCCCTCCTCGCTCAGCCGGACTCTGGTTCTGAAG GGCCACAGCGACTGGGTGACTGACGTTTCTCTGAGTGCTGACGGGAAGCTGGTGGCCTCTGCCTCCAAG GACGGCTCCGTTCGGCTCTGGGATGTGGAGAACATGGAGAACATCCCTGAGGTGATGCAGAGGAAGCGTGCCGAGGGAGCAGGAGTCCACATCCTGCAA TGTGAGGAGTGCGGGAAGCCCTTCCCCGTGTCCAGACTGCTGACCTCAGATCTGCTGACGCGCTGCGTCTTCTGCCGCCTCAGAGCTCCGCCCACATACCGCCCCCAGCCGCCGCCGGTCACCTGA